A genomic region of Arvicola amphibius chromosome 7, mArvAmp1.2, whole genome shotgun sequence contains the following coding sequences:
- the LOC119818425 gene encoding olfactory receptor 4P4-like, which yields MECTNNITEFILLGLSQNKKIKILCFLMFSFCYTAIWGGNMFVMISIIFSKLNEQPMYFFLSYLALSDLCYTSTVTPKLLTGLLKERNMISYASCMTQLFTMHFFGGIEILILTVMAYDRYVAICKPLHYTIIMSRWRCHAMVAACCVGAFIHSFFQSFLVISLPFCGPNEMDHYFCDVYPLLSLACSNTYKVGLLVVANSGMMGLVTFMILIWSYSFILYTIRAYPAEHRSKALSTCSSHVTVVTLFFVPVLFIYIRPSVSYPEDKVFALFYTIIAPMFNPLIYTLRNMEMKNVLRQVWCHKLLFLEKEF from the coding sequence ATGGAATGTACCAATAACATCACTGAATTTATACTGTTAGGGCTTTCCcagaacaagaaaattaaaattctgtGCTTCCTGATGTTCTCGTTTTGCTATACAGCTATTTGGGGAGGAAACATGTTCGTAATGATATCTATCATATTCAGCAAGCTAAATGAACAACCAATGTATTTCTTCCTTAGTTACCTTGCTTTGTCAGACCTGTGCTATACATCCACAGTGACTCCCAAGCTTCTCACTGGTCTTCTCAAAGAAAGGAACATGATATCTTATGCCAGCTGCATGACTCAGCTTTTTACCATGCATTTCTTTGGGGGGATTGAAATACTTATCCTCACAGTAATGgcatatgaccgctatgtggccatctgcaaacCCCTGCACTACACCATCATCATGAGCAGGTGGAGGTGTCATGCCATGGTTGCTGCTTGCTGTGTTGGTGCTTTTATACATTCTTTCTTCCAGAGTTTCCTTGTTATCAGCCTTCCCTTTTGTGGCCCCAATGAGATGGATCACTATTTCTGTGATGTTTATCCTTTGCTGTCACTTGCCTGCAGCAATACATACAAAGTTGGACTTCTGGTGGTTGCCAATTCAGGCATGATGGGACTGGTGACCTTCATGATCTTGATATGGTCATACTCCTTCATATTATACACTATCAGGGCTTATCCTGCAGAGCACCGCAGCAAAGCTCTTTCTACATGCAGTTCCCATGTCACAGTTGTTACGTTGTTTTTTGTGCCTGTACTTTTCATATATATTAGACCATCTGTGTCTTATCCAGAAGATAAAGTTTTTGCTCTTTTCTACACAATCATTGCTCCCATGTTCAACCCTCTGATCTACACTCTGAGAAACATGGAGATGAAGAATGTCCTGAGGCAAGTTTGGTGTCATAAACTACTTTTCTTGGAAAAAGAATTCTAA
- the LOC119819197 gene encoding olfactory receptor 4P4-like, which yields MECQRNISEFILIGLSSKQNIQVFFFLFFSFCYLAILCGNLLILISIRCSSLFNQPMYYFLSHLSSMDICYTSCVTPKLIGDMLVKRKTISYESCMLQVFAMHFFGMIEILILTTMAFDRCVAICRPLHYMVIMSRPRCHVLIWVSWVGGSVHSFSQVFMLICLPFCGPNEIDNYYCDIFPLLKVACTDTYITGVRVVANSGLIALITFVLLFGSYVVILFTLRNHSAEGRRKALSTCGSHITVVILFFGPSIFAYLRPPTTFPEDKIFALFYTIIAPMFNPLIYTLRNTEMKNAMKKVWCQKTFSGEKQN from the coding sequence ATGGAATGCCAGAGGAATATATCAGAATTTATTCTCATAGGTCTGTCTTCTAAGCAGAACATACaagtgtttttcttcttgttcttctcatTCTGTTACCTTGCTATCTTGTGTGGAAATCTGCTGATCCTTATCTCAATTAGATGCAGTTCTCTGTTCAACCAACCAATGTACTATTTCCTCAGTCACCTATCTTCCATGGACATCTGTTATACCTCCTGTGTGACGCCCAAATTGATTGGGGATATGTTAGTGAAAAGAAAAACCATCTCTTATGAAAGCTGCATGCTGCAGGTCTTTGCTATGCACTTCTTTGGAATGATTGAAATCTTAATCCTGACAACCATGGCCTTTGACCGTTGTGTGGCCATCTGCAGGCCTCTACACTACATGGTCATCATGAGCAGACCCAGGTGCCATGTCCTAATCTGGGTTTCCTGGGTTGGTGGATCTGTCCACTCTTTCTCCCAGGTTTTTATGTTAAtatgtttgcctttctgtggcCCCAATGAAATTGACAACTACTACTGTGACATTTTCCCTTTGCTAAAAGTTGCCTGTACTGACACCTATATCACCGGTGTTCGTGTGGTTGCCAATTCAGGACTAATTGCTTTGATAACCTTTGTTCTCCTGTTTGGTTCATATGTGGTTATATTGTTCACGTTAAGGAACCACTCAGCAGAAGGAAGACGCAAAGCTCTTTCCACCTGTGGGTCCCACATCACTGTGGTTATTTTGTTCTTTGGACCCTCCATCTTTGCTTACCTTAGACCTCCTACCACTTTTCCTGAGGATAAAATCTTTGCCCTATTTTACACCATTATTGCTCCTATGTTCAACCCTCTCATCTATACCCTAAGGAATACAGAGATGAAGAATGCCATGAAGAAGGTTTGGTGTCAAAAGACATTCTCAggagagaaacaaaattaa